The Chthoniobacterales bacterium DNA segment GCGCATCGATCGTGTCGCCGACGCAGACTTTGAGCAGGTCGGACTCGCTCAGCCGATGAATGCGCGGCCCCCAGATGTAGCCGGTCTCCTGCATGGCGATCGCGGAGACCAGATCCACGCAGAATGGCGTGCCGGCGACCTTCGGAGCGATGCGCGCCTGGAAGTTCGATTTGAACCAGGCGACGAAATCGCGGCTGCTCACGGGACCTCAGATCACGGCTCGCACCGCGACGCGGGCGAGGATTTCCAGCACCTGGAGGGCAAACCGCTGCCGCACGATCTCGGTAGCGCCAGCCCGGGAGAGCGCGTCGAATTCCGCGAGGTCCTGCTCGCCGCGCAGCAGGCTGGCGAGATCGTCCGCGGAGAGCTGCCCGTCGAGATATTGCGCACGCCATCCCGCGATGCGCGGGCTGATCTCGGCGGTGAGCGTCGCGGCATCCGCCACGCCTGCGGCAGCGTGCGCGGCGTCGAGCGTGCCTGCGGCGGCATCGAGAATCTCCGGGGCGGCGAGTTGCCAGAAATTGGGAACGGGGTCGGGCATGGCGTCACTGCGGCTTGCTTTTTTCGAGCACGAGAATCTTGTCGAGCGCGCGGGCGACCTGATCCTGCTTGCCGGCGATGAGGGCCGGCGAAAGCGTTCCGCGGGCTTCCCACGTCTGCAGATAGCCCGCGAGAAGGTCGCGCTGGGGATCCGCGAGAATCGTCCACATGGCCACGATCTGCTCGTTCCCCGGCCGGGCCCGTTCGTCGGCCAGCCGCTGGTCCAGATCGCGGCGCACGGTTGCGATCTCGATGACATGGTCCGAAGCCGGTTTGCCGGCCTCGGCCATGAGCGCGAGCGCCTGCTTCTTGAAGGCTTCGGTCGCGCTGTAGGAGTCGGGGCGAAACGCGATGCAGCCCGCAACGAGCACGAGCAGCGTCGCGAGCGAGAGGATCCCGAGGAGACGGCGAGAGGCGGTGTTCATGATTTCTTTTTCGCAGCGGGCCGAGATTTGCGAGCCGTGCGGCCCTGCCATGGAATCTCGTGGCTTTTCAAGGCCGGCGGGCCGGCTAGCTTCGGGGTCTGGTCGTAGCCGAGGGCCTCGAGATCGGCGGCGGCTTCGGTCGCGAGTTGCTGGAACGTGAGCCTCCGCCCGGCGTGTCCCTGTCGACGCAGAATCCGCGCGAGCGAGTAGGTGAACGCCCCGTAGGAACTGGCGCCGTGCCGGTATTCGTAGGAGAACTCCCCTTCCCCGCAGGCCTGATAGATCATCGGCAGATACGGGCCCTCGTGCTTCAGCGCCTTGCGGACGGCGTCGTATTCCGCGGAGGGCAGCGTGCGCACGCTCACCGCACGGCCGAGCCGGCGCAGGGCCTTCGACTCGCCCGTGTATTCCGGGCCGAGCGAGGCATTCGGCGACGGGATTTCGCGATTCACCCACATCTCACGATCGATGTCCCACTTCAGCATCCGGTGCCGGATGTCGTCGGGCGGATTGATGCCCCGGACCTTTGCCCCGCCCTGCCGCAGGATGCCGCCGGAGTGGCAGGCATCGATCACGCCGACGAACTTCATGTCGTAGGGGAGCTGGCTGTAGAGGTCGAAGAACTGGTCGTCGGTGAAGGCATTCTCACGCGACCAGTTGAAGTCGTAGGGCACGAGACATTCGTCGAGCCGATCGACCGTGTCGCCCGGGCCGTAGCCGGGAATCTGCGCACCGTGGCCGCTGTAGTAGAGGAAGCGCACGTCGCCGGGCTGCGGATCGGCCAGCAACCACTCGAGCCGCTCGCGGATGCCCTGCGCCGTCGCGCGATCGTTGAGAACCACGCGAATGTCATTCGCCGCGAAGCCGGTTTCCTGCAGCACAGAGCTCATCAGGAACACGTCGTTCACGCAGCCCTCGAGCCGGTCTTCAGGATTCGGGTAATCATTGATCCCGATGAGCAATGCCCGAGGCGGCGCCGGCTTCTTCGTCCCGCCGACCGCCGGAGCGCGCCCGTCCGCCGCGGCGAGCGCCCGTCGCGTAATCGTGACCGGGGTCGCCCGGTTGGCAACGATGTCGCGCCAGACGCGGGCGCGGGTGTTGTCGTGGCGAAGGTAGCCGATGGCATCATGCCCGGTCGGAGTATCGGTCGTGACCTGGAGATAGGCCGTGGACGGAACGCTGAGGCTCACCACAAAGACGCGATCCTGCGGGTTGTAGAGATTATACCAGAACTTCGGGCCGATCTCGGTGATGCGGCCGCCAAACATGCCGCGCACGGTGGGATTCCCGATTTGCGAA contains these protein-coding regions:
- a CDS encoding caspase family protein translates to MSTVKILCVHGIGHQEEHPEWQPEWKRAIEDGLREWDNTIAVTAKFAEYDRYFAETPLTPQGSVAGVASLLMNGFIYGIGDAFHRRRGFGDISERVKWYAGMVTQWAEDAKLRAKCRAALQKDIADFKPDVVCAHSLGTLIAYDLLVHPPQAAGSLDFKLVTFGSQIGNPTVRGMFGGRITEIGPKFWYNLYNPQDRVFVVSLSVPSTAYLQVTTDTPTGHDAIGYLRHDNTRARVWRDIVANRATPVTITRRALAAADGRAPAVGGTKKPAPPRALLIGINDYPNPEDRLEGCVNDVFLMSSVLQETGFAANDIRVVLNDRATAQGIRERLEWLLADPQPGDVRFLYYSGHGAQIPGYGPGDTVDRLDECLVPYDFNWSRENAFTDDQFFDLYSQLPYDMKFVGVIDACHSGGILRQGGAKVRGINPPDDIRHRMLKWDIDREMWVNREIPSPNASLGPEYTGESKALRRLGRAVSVRTLPSAEYDAVRKALKHEGPYLPMIYQACGEGEFSYEYRHGASSYGAFTYSLARILRRQGHAGRRLTFQQLATEAAADLEALGYDQTPKLAGPPALKSHEIPWQGRTARKSRPAAKKKS